A region from the Cydia amplana chromosome 7, ilCydAmpl1.1, whole genome shotgun sequence genome encodes:
- the LOC134649714 gene encoding uncharacterized protein LOC134649714 translates to MVSQSDVMPEMSSEVDESRRGYIGGGDVTPTPTLGRLWANAEEEVNLSEMSSDDGDNLKEADREGSGCGAKTLNRKGKGGKRTRASSDSEEEAPERKLGTSQRGRGKGYYTGLSAARAKLQQAQQEEYETDDDMDTNHSPKPRRSTGRRSRNPAGMNLTRDVFDTPGDRIKAYAQDIMKDAAKSRNLKGEIWGSINSACKELMDIADALGESDVVRSLKADNQRMRKELEHLRLETKALRTAFSERNLTKEPTVGRNDDMSALLQEMGTLMDTRLGKFKREIFVSLGGMVNARLERVEGRLPPEPILRPPLASDRRVLLDLEVTGHQDFEPSAPRPKKRDKGASQSVSQMASSQTSGGVSRVAEVTQLLPSTVGQLKTRPVPTPRAKKSQEAVPAARAPRGVARPSVPPPAPPQDSWTTVVKKNKGKGKGSAPPQSQQQQTPARGTAPKKTTAPKLVAPNMAAVVVAIKPEAQTDYRTVMERATTLKLAELGVDHLKVRKSATGARIIEVPGAQSSQAADNLADRLRDLIGDVADVYRPVKKAEIRISGFNESVTPEIIKKEVAARGNCKEEQVMVGAIRMAANGSGSVIIRCPLTTAKVVVTAGRIVLGWSAARVEALEQLPLRCYRCMGTGHTRPLCPSPVDRGNWCYRCSKPGHMSKDCTALAPWCAVCHHAGLKAGHVMGGQACTPPSVRGKEACTAGLGAAAAAASPNVPENRTEQQLMDI, encoded by the coding sequence ATGGTGTCCCAAAGTGACGTGATGCCAGAAATGAGCAGTGAAGTGGACGAGTCTAGGAGGGGGTACATTGGCGGGGGGGATGTCACCCCAACCCCTACTTTGGGGAGATTGTGGGCGAATGCCGAGGAGGAAGTAAACCTCTCGGAGATGTCTTCTGACGATGGAGACAATCTCAAGGAGGCTGATAGGGAGGGTTCAGGATGTGGTGCGAAGACATTGAACCGGAAAGGAAAAGGGGGAAAAAGGACAAGAGCCAGCTCAGACAGCGAAGAAGAGGCCCCGGAACGCAAACTGGGCACTTCCCAACGTGGCCGTGGCAAAGGTTATTATACTGGGCTTAGCGCCGCTAGAGCCAAACTGCAGCAGGCGCAACAGGAAGAATATGAGACAGACGATGATATGGACACCAACCATAGTCCTAAACCAAGACGGAGCACGGGCAGGCGGTCGCGTAACCCAGCAGGCATGAATTTAACACGAGATGTGTTCGATACTCCTGGTGATCGTATCAAGGCCTATGCCCAGGATATTATGAAGGATGCCGCTAAGAGCAGGAATCTCAAGGGTGAGATATGGGGCAGTATTAACTCTGCGTGCAAAGAGTTAATGGATATTGCAGACGCACTCGGGGAGTCAGATGTTGTCCGCTCCCTTAAAGCGGACAACCAAAGGATGCGTAAGGAGTTGGAACATCTCCGACTCGAAACGAAGGCACTGCGCACGGCTTTTTCGGAGCGCAATCTGACGAAAGAACCCACGGTGGGGAGGAATGACGATATGTCCGCCCTCCTTCAAGAGATGGGCACTCTCATGGACACTCGTCTAGGGAAATTCAAGCGCGAAATCTTCGTGTCCTTGGGAGGGATGGTCAATGCCCGCCTCGAGAGGGTGGAGGGACGCCTACCACCAGAGCCCATCCTCCGGCCGCCGCTGGCTTCCGACAGGAGGGTGCTTCTAGACCTGGAAGTGACGGGACACCAAGATTTTGAGCCTAGCGCCCCAAGGCCGAAAAAGAGAGATAAGGGGGCATCTCAGTCGGTCTCCCAAATGGCGTCTAGTCAAACATCAGGGGGGGTGTCCAGAGTAGCTGAAGTGACCCAGCTGCTGCCGTCTACAGTTGGGCAGCTCAAAACCAGGCCGGTACCTACACCAAGGGCCAAAAAATCCCAGGAGGCGGTCCCTGCTGCCAGGGCGCCAAGGGGAGTGGCTCGGCCGAGTGTGCCACCGCCTGCACCCCCGCAGGATAGTTGGACTACGGTGGTCAAGAAGAACAAGGGCAAGGGCAAGGGTTCTGCCCCGCCCCAGTCCCAACAGCAGCAGACTCCGGCCAGGGGCACAGCCCCGAAAAAGACGACGGCCCCAAAACTAGTGGCCCCAAACATGGCGGCGGTCGTGGTGGCTATTAAGCCTGAGGCTCAAACTGACTACAGGACGGTGATGGAAAGGGCCACCACGCTAAAGCTGGCGGAACTTGGAGTCGATCACCTCAAAGTGCGCAAGTCGGCCACAGGGGCGCGAATCATTGAGGTCCCCGGAGCGCAGAGCAGCCAAGCGGCTGACAACCTGGCAGACCGACTCCGTGATCTAATAGGCGATGTGGCAGATGTATACCGGCCAGTCAAAAAAGCAGAAATTAGGATTTCCGGATTTAACGAGTCCGTCACTCCGGAGATCATAAAAAAGGAGGTTGCCGCCAGAGGCAATTGTAAAGAGGAGCAGGTGATGGTTGGCGCAATCAGAATGGCAGCAAATGGGTCCGGCTCAGTCATCATACGTTGCCCACTAACAACGGCTAAAGTGGTCGTCACAGCAGGACGCATTGTGCTCGGATGGTCAGCGGCGCGTGTAGAGGCTCTGGAACAGTTACCTTTACGCTGTTACCGCTGCATGGGGACGGGACATACGAGGCCCCTGTGCCCGTCTCCGGTGGATAGAGGCAACTGGTGTTATAGGTGCAGCAAACCAGGTCACATGAGCAAGGACTGCACTGCGCTGGCCCCCTGGTGCGCTGTATGCCATCACGCGGGATTAAAGGCGGGGCATGTGATGGGCGGGCAGGCTTGCACCCCTCCATCAGTTAGAGGGAAGGAAGCCTGCACTGCTGGCCTTGGTGCTGCTGCCGCGGCCGCTTCCCCGAATGTACCAGAAAATCGGACGGAACAACAACTCATGGATATTTAA